The genomic segment ATTATGGCGGTAAAACAAGTCTATTTCCTGACCCTGTAATTAATCAGGCTGTTATGGACAAAGCCGAACATCTGGTTCAAACATCTCCGCAGTGGATATGGGCATTATATACCGGCGATGAAACACATGAAATAACAGATAAGGGTGGAGTAACGACTTTTGCCAGTTCGACAAAGCCGGCTTATATGACTATTGCAGATGCCGAGGTTAAAACACAATATGGCAATGGCGTGTATGGTATTCCTTTGTCGTTAACCGATACCAATCCCTATCGCTGGATAGCTTATCGCAGATGGTTGAATGAAAAGCTTATCAATCGAATGGGTGACGTATATAATATGGTCAAAGCCGAAGAACCTGATATTAAGCTTATTTCCTACGACCCTATAGCGGGGCATCATCCTTATGATTTTAGTACGTGGTATGGTAAATGCGATATTCTGACACATCAACTTTACCCTATACAGGATAAGCATTCTGTGAAATTCGGATTTACCACGAAACTTATAAAAGATATTTCAGGAATCGAAGAAGTATGGCCATGCTTCCATGTTGAAAACTACGCTACGTCTTTTACGCCTGAAGAGGTGCTGGAACTGGTTAGTCAGGCTTTCCGCAATGGCGCAACAGGATTTCACATTTATCCCGCGGATACAATAGGCCTGCGCAGCGGTATAAACTACCTCGCCCATGAATACTACGGTGCGCCGGAACGATGGCAGCTTTTGATGAAGCTGGTTGATGAAGCAAGCAAGATGAATAAACTGCAATTTCCAGAACCAGATTTTGCGGTTATGTATTCCGGCGACACATACGCAAGTCAGGGTTATTATATTAACTCAAGCGGTGTACATTCCGGTGAGGTTGAATACGCATATACATTGCTTGGCCCGAATGCAAAGAGCTGGTTTAAGTTTATCGATGACAATCAGATTGAGAGGCAGTCTGCAAACATCGCTGATTTTAACGCAATTTATATTCCATTCGCCAAGTATGAAAGAGAATCTACGATACAGAAGCTCCAGCAGTATGTGTCTAATGGCGGAACTTTAATTTCAACTGACCCTGAAATATTCAGCTATAATGCATGGGGTAATTCGATGGCCAGTTATCGTTCCACTATTTTCGGTGTAACATTAAACGGAACACAATCCGTTTCGACGATCAATTATCAAGGCCTTTCAATGCCGGTATATGGCACCGCGTATAATATCAACACAAGCGGTTGTACAGTCCTGGCCACTTTTAACAATGGCAAGCCGGCTATTGTTTCGCATCCGTACGGCTCTGGCAAAGCAATATTCTTTGCGGCCAATCCCTTTGCCTCAAGTTCCGTAATAAGCAGCGAAAGCTGGATTAGTTTTTTCAAGAGCTTCCAAACATATTTAGACCTGCGAACCGACCAGGATATCTGGCGATTCAGATTTCCATATTCTTTGGTTAAGCCGGTGGCAAAACCTAATGGCCAGTGTCTTACGAACAACTACATTTTCTGGCAGGGATTTGCGCCGATTAACATATTAAATCTGAATACGGGCGGTACCTATAAATACAGTCTGGCTCCAGATACGTATGCGGATATTAGCGGAGCCGACATAGAAATTCCGTTTAGTTCCGGCAAACTTACCAATAGACGGTCAGCCACGGGTTCGGCCAATAGTCTGGCCCTTGGTAAAAGCCTTTACTCGGACTGGATAGTGCGATATTCAGCTTCATCGCTGTCTGCATTTACAATCACATTTGATTTGAAGCAATCCTATCCGATAGGTAAAGTAAAACTGTTCACTGCGGGACAGTTACCTAAATTAGACCTTTACGGCTCTAATAATGGCACGGACTGGCAGAAACTGAATGAGACCGGAGGCCCGGTTGCAAATTCATCTGACGTCCTTGATACAACTTTAGACGGCAATGGTCAGTCCTGCAGATATTTGAGAGTTGATTTCTCGGTGAGGGATAATTTGCTCGGCATATCTGAAGTTGAGATATGGACAAACTGAAAGTGAGGCATTGCTATGCGGGCAGTCGTCAAAGGTTTCTTGACATTACCCTGTACTTCCAATGATATATCTGTGATTATGTCGATG from the Planctomycetaceae bacterium genome contains:
- a CDS encoding beta-galactosidase trimerization domain-containing protein, giving the protein DNCSESYTGDLNNDCTVNFDDLAIFSGEWLTSDLITPIISDLNGDKIVNLKDFVLFAEQWLQISEPYIFFPVSDIVWRVDDPLYKELLSINPVGMAQEGAFTWAHLMVYDNCRKIANQFGLKYVYEDSQKMNAENNLMYIANQYVFESSAYNLAYYDDLYGLQNVVTIGDLTAVIPDHDYGGKTSLFPDPVINQAVMDKAEHLVQTSPQWIWALYTGDETHEITDKGGVTTFASSTKPAYMTIADAEVKTQYGNGVYGIPLSLTDTNPYRWIAYRRWLNEKLINRMGDVYNMVKAEEPDIKLISYDPIAGHHPYDFSTWYGKCDILTHQLYPIQDKHSVKFGFTTKLIKDISGIEEVWPCFHVENYATSFTPEEVLELVSQAFRNGATGFHIYPADTIGLRSGINYLAHEYYGAPERWQLLMKLVDEASKMNKLQFPEPDFAVMYSGDTYASQGYYINSSGVHSGEVEYAYTLLGPNAKSWFKFIDDNQIERQSANIADFNAIYIPFAKYERESTIQKLQQYVSNGGTLISTDPEIFSYNAWGNSMASYRSTIFGVTLNGTQSVSTINYQGLSMPVYGTAYNINTSGCTVLATFNNGKPAIVSHPYGSGKAIFFAANPFASSSVISSESWISFFKSFQTYLDLRTDQDIWRFRFPYSLVKPVAKPNGQCLTNNYIFWQGFAPINILNLNTGGTYKYSLAPDTYADISGADIEIPFSSGKLTNRRSATGSANSLALGKSLYSDWIVRYSASSLSAFTITFDLKQSYPIGKVKLFTAGQLPKLDLYGSNNGTDWQKLNETGGPVANSSDVLDTTLDGNGQSCRYLRVDFSVRDNLLGISEVEIWTN